In a single window of the Arthrobacter sp. StoSoilA2 genome:
- a CDS encoding DUF2264 domain-containing protein encodes MATGFTMPAPDYGLSPITGWTREHWVAFADQQLLAVRPCFSAQKALIRLNGRPSSSGVFSDGMEGFARTFMLAAFRVAGEQGNDPHGHLDLYRTGLLEGTRPGSSEAWLPICDRSQPMVEAASIALGLQLTKPWLWDTLSGDERAQVAEWLQGSSRSTCVDNNWVLFQVLIAEFLAGAGFEHNAAQIEHGLKRLEDWYVGGGWYRDGDNDGTGDFFDYYCGWALHLYPVLWAGFAANRHPEAQARSEIYRSRLARFLADHVSFFGGNGAPVFQGRSLIYRYAAVAPLFLGEAIGATPLNPGQTRRIASGAAKYFLDGGAYDDGLPSLGWLGAFEPMTQEYSGPASPYWTSKAFVGLLLPADHPVWTAVEQPSPLEGIDAVQHAEGPNYLLHSTAVDGIARVLNHGSDKYYAPGPDDPHYRRLAYSSHTAPLFTKDPVDNHFAVLDATGTPSRRARIHRLKAGHLQAGHLQAGHRQAASWHAPVWSDEEDPANSRWRVATATTAASGYELRVHVVEAPNVDVTNPGPAPSGLRVRDAGYALADTRPPELHDHVLGVGGLYTGIWPLHGYFDNGTFRAEGVSPLGGHAACGYLEGRLAGGRSIFASLVYLGGEAPAAVPADVVINDDGTHVRGHVTLSTGQQLEVLFAF; translated from the coding sequence ATGGCCACCGGCTTCACGATGCCAGCACCGGATTACGGGCTCAGCCCCATCACCGGATGGACGCGCGAGCACTGGGTCGCTTTCGCGGATCAGCAACTTCTCGCGGTGCGCCCCTGCTTCTCCGCGCAGAAGGCACTGATCCGGCTAAACGGCCGCCCGTCGTCGTCGGGTGTTTTTTCCGACGGCATGGAGGGGTTCGCGCGCACCTTTATGCTGGCCGCCTTCCGGGTGGCGGGAGAGCAGGGCAACGACCCGCACGGCCATCTTGACCTGTACAGGACGGGCCTCCTTGAGGGGACGCGGCCAGGTAGTTCTGAAGCGTGGCTGCCCATTTGTGACCGCTCGCAGCCGATGGTGGAAGCCGCCTCCATTGCACTGGGCCTGCAACTGACCAAACCCTGGCTATGGGACACACTGTCCGGGGACGAGCGGGCCCAGGTGGCCGAGTGGCTGCAGGGTTCCTCGCGGAGCACCTGCGTGGACAACAACTGGGTGCTCTTCCAGGTCCTGATCGCCGAGTTCCTGGCTGGCGCCGGATTCGAGCACAACGCGGCGCAGATCGAACATGGACTGAAGCGGCTCGAAGACTGGTACGTCGGCGGCGGCTGGTACCGGGACGGGGACAACGACGGCACGGGCGATTTCTTCGACTACTACTGCGGCTGGGCCCTTCATCTTTATCCGGTGTTGTGGGCCGGGTTTGCGGCCAACCGGCACCCGGAAGCCCAAGCAAGGTCCGAAATCTACAGGTCGCGGCTCGCCAGGTTCCTGGCCGATCACGTGAGTTTTTTCGGCGGGAACGGCGCCCCGGTTTTCCAGGGCCGCTCCCTGATCTACCGCTATGCCGCCGTGGCTCCCTTGTTCCTCGGGGAGGCCATCGGCGCGACACCCCTCAACCCCGGACAGACCCGCCGCATCGCCAGCGGCGCAGCAAAATACTTCCTCGATGGCGGCGCTTACGACGACGGGCTGCCGTCGCTCGGTTGGCTCGGCGCCTTTGAGCCGATGACCCAGGAATACTCCGGTCCAGCGTCGCCGTACTGGACCTCCAAGGCGTTCGTGGGACTTCTCCTCCCCGCCGACCATCCAGTGTGGACCGCCGTCGAACAGCCCTCGCCCCTGGAGGGCATTGACGCCGTTCAACACGCAGAAGGCCCTAATTACCTGCTCCACTCCACTGCCGTGGACGGTATCGCCCGCGTGCTCAACCACGGCAGCGACAAGTACTACGCCCCCGGACCGGACGACCCCCACTACCGCCGCCTCGCATACTCGAGCCACACCGCGCCGCTCTTCACCAAGGACCCCGTGGACAACCACTTCGCCGTCCTCGATGCCACTGGAACACCCAGCCGTCGCGCGAGGATTCACCGGCTCAAAGCCGGGCATCTTCAAGCCGGGCATCTCCAAGCCGGGCATCGCCAAGCCGCAAGCTGGCATGCGCCAGTCTGGAGCGACGAGGAGGATCCCGCCAATTCCCGCTGGCGGGTGGCAACAGCGACAACTGCTGCCAGCGGATATGAACTCAGGGTCCACGTGGTTGAGGCGCCCAACGTGGACGTGACCAACCCAGGGCCTGCGCCGTCCGGGCTGCGCGTCCGCGACGCCGGATACGCGCTCGCAGATACCCGGCCGCCTGAGCTGCATGACCACGTTCTTGGAGTCGGCGGACTTTACACAGGCATATGGCCTTTGCACGGATACTTCGACAACGGCACGTTCCGGGCCGAGGGCGTCTCGCCGTTGGGTGGGCACGCTGCGTGCGGATACCTGGAAGGCCGTTTGGCAGGCGGCCGCAGCATCTTCGCC
- a CDS encoding substrate-binding domain-containing protein: MLSEDRQQLILRELALHGSLNAAEFAAKLGTSGMTVRRDLALLAGQGLLERVHGGAVPIGGRASGSSATPQQSTSWRPGGRRPLATIGMIVPSASYYFPGVIRGAEAAAQEAGVRLVLGVTNYSSEEERRQLRRLYEHGVDGILITPSEQSLAGTETMDLLAEAVVPVVVVERSIDNALDHGRLEAVRSDHVRGAEIAVNHLLGLGHRKIAMCLRENSPTAPQLIDGYHLAMQRAGHRDVDSMVRSMSRALNDPEAHRLVVGGILDWCTKTDVTAAIVHTDEDALQFASACQERQLRIPEDFAIIAYDDEIAALGAVPLTAVAPPKYDVGHQALVMCLNRIGARRGSTSALQRVNLSPELVVRDSTQV, encoded by the coding sequence ATGCTGTCCGAGGATCGTCAACAGCTCATCCTGAGGGAATTGGCCCTTCACGGATCCCTGAACGCTGCCGAGTTCGCGGCCAAGCTTGGAACGTCCGGCATGACAGTGCGCCGGGACCTCGCACTACTTGCGGGGCAGGGCTTGCTCGAGCGGGTCCATGGTGGAGCTGTTCCCATCGGCGGCCGTGCTTCCGGAAGTAGTGCGACACCACAGCAATCAACGTCCTGGCGACCGGGCGGGAGGCGACCCTTGGCGACGATCGGCATGATCGTTCCCTCGGCGTCGTACTACTTCCCGGGGGTGATCCGCGGCGCCGAGGCGGCTGCCCAGGAAGCGGGTGTGCGGTTGGTGCTGGGCGTGACCAACTACTCAAGCGAGGAGGAACGCCGCCAGCTCCGCCGCCTGTATGAACACGGCGTGGACGGGATCCTGATCACGCCGAGCGAGCAATCCTTGGCTGGCACCGAAACGATGGACCTGTTAGCTGAAGCTGTGGTGCCTGTAGTCGTCGTCGAGCGTTCCATTGACAACGCACTGGACCACGGCCGCCTCGAAGCCGTGCGAAGTGATCACGTGCGGGGCGCGGAAATCGCCGTCAACCATCTTCTGGGCCTTGGCCACCGCAAGATCGCCATGTGCCTTCGCGAGAACAGCCCGACCGCGCCGCAGCTTATCGATGGCTACCACCTCGCCATGCAGCGTGCCGGACATCGCGACGTTGATTCGATGGTCCGTTCGATGTCCCGGGCCCTGAATGATCCCGAGGCCCATCGACTGGTGGTGGGCGGCATCCTCGATTGGTGTACAAAAACCGACGTCACAGCCGCGATTGTCCACACTGATGAGGACGCACTCCAGTTCGCCAGCGCCTGCCAGGAACGGCAGCTTCGCATTCCGGAGGACTTTGCGATCATTGCGTACGACGACGAAATCGCCGCTTTGGGGGCCGTTCCCCTGACCGCGGTGGCACCACCGAAGTACGACGTCGGGCATCAAGCCTTGGTGATGTGCCTGAACCGGATCGGTGCACGTCGTGGAAGCACGTCCGCGCTGCAGCGCGTGAACCTCTCGCCCGAGTTGGTGGTTCGGGACTCAACACAGGTGTAG
- a CDS encoding sugar ABC transporter substrate-binding protein, with amino-acid sequence MKRRQLLLGAASIMASAALITGCGSTPAATPTPAEDPSGTITFWSSMAGMDKVAAAFNASQGKIKVNFETVPNGASGGYAKLSTAITAGNGPDVATIEYPQLPQFVSNGQLQPLDGLINKAETVDKLTDGTKALVQFGEETYALPYDAAPMIMWYRKDMLDKAGVGVPKTWDEFEEAGRKLKAVAPEAHLASFNPNEAALTAALSWQAGAKWFGTEGDSWKVGVNDEPTQKVAAFWQKLIDQKIVKVQQSFSDEWSADLASGAVVGVLGANWSATGIQKRTEASGQKGQWIAAEVPNWGTPADAFYGGSSFNITKSSKNPAAAAKFIEFLATNPDAIKARGNTGSAFLAFPGLTPVAQQAFDASYFGNDIYEVFDNAYSTITPGWQWGPNWDITNTALKDAYGKLTTGGKVADAVDTAQTATVAGLKQNGLSVKE; translated from the coding sequence ATGAAGCGTCGCCAGCTTCTGCTAGGAGCAGCCAGCATTATGGCAAGTGCTGCCCTCATCACCGGCTGTGGCAGCACCCCGGCAGCCACGCCAACGCCCGCTGAAGACCCGTCCGGGACCATCACTTTCTGGTCGTCGATGGCCGGGATGGACAAGGTGGCCGCAGCCTTTAACGCGAGCCAGGGCAAAATCAAGGTCAACTTCGAAACCGTCCCCAACGGAGCGAGCGGCGGCTACGCCAAGTTGTCCACAGCAATCACCGCCGGCAACGGCCCGGACGTTGCCACCATCGAATACCCACAGCTTCCCCAGTTCGTGAGCAACGGCCAGCTCCAGCCACTGGACGGGCTGATCAACAAAGCCGAAACAGTGGACAAGCTAACGGACGGGACCAAAGCCCTGGTTCAATTCGGCGAAGAGACATACGCACTCCCCTACGACGCCGCGCCGATGATCATGTGGTATCGCAAGGACATGCTGGACAAGGCCGGCGTCGGCGTCCCCAAAACCTGGGATGAATTCGAAGAGGCCGGCAGGAAGCTGAAAGCAGTAGCCCCGGAAGCACACCTGGCCAGCTTCAACCCCAACGAAGCCGCACTTACTGCCGCCTTGTCCTGGCAAGCCGGAGCCAAATGGTTCGGTACCGAAGGCGACAGCTGGAAGGTTGGAGTGAACGATGAGCCCACGCAAAAAGTCGCTGCTTTCTGGCAGAAGCTGATCGACCAAAAGATCGTCAAGGTCCAACAGTCCTTCAGCGACGAATGGTCGGCAGATTTGGCGAGCGGCGCCGTCGTCGGTGTTCTGGGCGCCAATTGGAGTGCCACCGGCATCCAGAAGCGTACCGAAGCAAGCGGCCAGAAAGGACAGTGGATCGCAGCGGAGGTGCCCAACTGGGGAACTCCGGCAGATGCGTTCTATGGCGGCTCGAGCTTCAACATCACCAAGAGCAGCAAGAACCCGGCCGCTGCGGCCAAGTTCATCGAGTTCCTCGCAACCAACCCGGACGCCATCAAAGCGCGCGGCAACACCGGTTCGGCTTTCCTCGCCTTCCCGGGGCTGACACCGGTTGCGCAGCAGGCATTCGATGCCAGCTACTTCGGCAACGACATCTACGAGGTCTTCGACAACGCGTACTCCACCATCACCCCGGGGTGGCAATGGGGTCCCAATTGGGACATCACCAACACGGCTCTCAAGGACGCCTATGGAAAGTTGACCACCGGCGGCAAGGTCGCGGACGCCGTTGATACCGCCCAGACCGCAACCGTAGCCGGACTCAAGCAGAACGGCCTCTCCGTCAAGGAGTAG
- a CDS encoding sugar ABC transporter permease, which translates to MANQAPATSRRKPRTKSGTGGRTAALFLTPFFAVFTLAMVAPVIYSIVLSFFAQQKSGLGFGQAKTSFVGLENYLQVLQSESFVGGIGRLIMYCLLYIPCMVGGALAFALLLDAAAARARKLFQLLVFLPHAVPGVIAALIWAYLYTPGVSPIVSVLETGGISLDFLDNHMILPSIVNIAVWEWTGYNVIVLFTALQAVPRETLEAARVDGAGEIRAAISIKLPLILPALGVIMLFTVIGTLQLFTEPSIISKATASVTSTWVPNMWAYDAAFNRHNLNQAAAASIIIALMAAVLSWAVTRFSSRMNKA; encoded by the coding sequence ATGGCCAACCAGGCACCTGCTACCTCCCGGAGGAAACCCCGCACGAAGTCCGGAACCGGCGGCCGCACAGCCGCTCTCTTCCTGACCCCGTTCTTCGCGGTGTTTACCCTGGCGATGGTGGCACCCGTCATCTACTCGATCGTGCTCAGCTTCTTCGCCCAGCAGAAGTCCGGACTCGGCTTCGGCCAGGCCAAGACCTCGTTCGTGGGACTTGAGAACTATCTGCAGGTCCTGCAATCGGAAAGTTTTGTGGGCGGCATAGGTCGCCTCATCATGTACTGCCTGCTGTACATCCCGTGCATGGTGGGCGGCGCCTTGGCCTTCGCACTGCTGCTTGATGCTGCCGCAGCGCGTGCCCGGAAGCTGTTCCAGCTCCTCGTCTTCCTCCCCCACGCGGTGCCGGGCGTCATCGCTGCATTGATCTGGGCCTACCTCTACACCCCCGGTGTCAGCCCGATCGTTTCGGTCCTGGAAACCGGCGGCATTTCCCTGGACTTCCTGGACAACCACATGATCCTGCCGTCCATCGTGAACATCGCGGTGTGGGAGTGGACGGGCTACAACGTCATTGTGCTGTTCACCGCGCTTCAGGCGGTTCCGCGGGAAACCCTGGAAGCCGCCCGGGTGGACGGCGCAGGCGAAATCCGTGCTGCCATCAGCATCAAGCTGCCGCTGATCCTGCCTGCACTTGGCGTCATCATGCTCTTTACAGTGATCGGAACCTTGCAGTTGTTCACGGAGCCGTCCATCATTTCCAAAGCAACGGCCTCCGTAACCAGCACTTGGGTTCCAAATATGTGGGCCTACGATGCCGCCTTCAACCGGCACAACCTCAACCAGGCCGCCGCGGCCTCCATCATCATCGCGCTCATGGCAGCGGTGCTGTCCTGGGCCGTCACCCGCTTCAGCTCAAGGATGAACAAAGCATGA
- a CDS encoding carbohydrate ABC transporter permease — MSTSTLSRPGVTGPVAPSRKRRRSRGTRGGLASAFTVNALLILGCAYMVLPVLWLFFASTKNAADLYSTGAYAFGQPSFVENVGAVLGQDGGVFLRWMANSMFYAAFGAIFGGLVSVMAGYAFDKFQFRGKDSFFGLVLVGVLIPNTATVLPMYLLASVFGITNTIWAILIPVLCNPFGVYLARVYSAAYVPGETLEAARVDGAGPIRSFFSLGLPMMMPGYITIALFQFVGVWNNFMLPLVMLQDQQLLPVSVGISIWQGYSLPQPEFTPMVITGSLLSIIPLLLAFIMLQRFWKSGLTAGSVK, encoded by the coding sequence ATGAGCACCTCAACGTTGTCCCGTCCAGGGGTTACCGGTCCGGTTGCGCCGTCGAGGAAACGCCGCCGGAGTCGTGGCACCCGCGGCGGCCTGGCAAGTGCGTTCACCGTGAACGCGCTGCTGATACTGGGTTGCGCCTACATGGTGCTGCCTGTCCTGTGGTTGTTCTTTGCCTCCACCAAGAACGCCGCCGACCTCTATTCCACCGGTGCTTATGCTTTCGGGCAACCTTCCTTTGTGGAGAACGTTGGCGCGGTTCTTGGGCAGGATGGTGGCGTGTTCCTCCGCTGGATGGCCAACTCCATGTTCTATGCCGCGTTCGGGGCCATCTTTGGTGGACTGGTCTCTGTCATGGCTGGCTACGCCTTCGATAAATTCCAGTTCCGCGGCAAGGACTCATTCTTCGGCCTGGTCCTTGTGGGCGTGCTGATTCCCAACACAGCCACAGTCCTTCCGATGTATCTGCTGGCCTCCGTATTTGGCATCACCAACACCATCTGGGCCATCCTCATCCCCGTGCTCTGCAACCCGTTCGGCGTGTACTTGGCCCGCGTGTATTCGGCGGCGTACGTTCCAGGCGAAACGTTGGAGGCAGCGCGCGTGGACGGAGCCGGACCGATCCGCTCCTTCTTTTCCCTGGGGTTGCCCATGATGATGCCGGGGTACATCACCATTGCGTTGTTCCAGTTTGTTGGCGTGTGGAACAACTTCATGCTCCCGCTGGTAATGCTCCAGGACCAGCAGCTGCTGCCTGTCAGCGTCGGAATTTCGATCTGGCAGGGATACTCACTCCCCCAGCCCGAGTTCACGCCGATGGTCATCACAGGATCACTTTTGTCCATCATTCCGCTGCTGCTCGCGTTCATCATGCTCCAGCGCTTCTGGAAATCCGGTCTCACGGCAGGGAGCGTTAAATGA
- a CDS encoding hydroxyacid dehydrogenase — MSLNVALAMPVHTARAVFPPRSLDPLEPALNLLSRNPIEDFGSVTGRALLAEADILITGWGCPMIDDDVLDAAPRLRYVLHAAGSVKHHISGPCWERGLLVSSAADANAIPVAEYTVAMIVLANKRVLQIARALHSTRMEVLPEQLFPDMGNYRKRVGIIGASKIGRHVIRLLTAYELDIVVADPYLSAAEAGALGVELVSLDELVAGCDIVSLHAPSLPSTKNLIDAGRIDRMRPGATFINTSRGELVDQDALLARLERGDLYAVLDVTTPWVLPSHSRFYTHPNVLLTPHLAGSLGNELERMAASAVGEALRLSRGEALQFPVAAEDLAFMA, encoded by the coding sequence ATGAGCCTGAACGTTGCCTTGGCCATGCCTGTCCACACTGCCCGGGCCGTGTTCCCGCCCCGAAGCCTGGACCCGCTGGAGCCTGCTTTGAACCTCCTCAGCCGGAATCCGATCGAGGACTTTGGTTCAGTAACCGGCCGGGCACTCCTGGCTGAAGCGGACATCCTCATCACTGGTTGGGGTTGTCCAATGATCGACGACGACGTGCTGGACGCTGCCCCACGGTTACGTTACGTCCTTCACGCCGCCGGAAGCGTCAAGCACCACATCAGTGGCCCGTGCTGGGAGCGGGGCTTGTTGGTGAGTTCCGCCGCGGACGCCAACGCCATTCCCGTGGCCGAATACACCGTGGCCATGATCGTCCTGGCCAACAAACGGGTCCTGCAAATAGCCCGCGCCCTGCACAGCACCCGGATGGAGGTCCTCCCTGAACAGCTCTTCCCCGACATGGGCAACTACCGCAAGCGCGTCGGAATTATCGGGGCGTCAAAGATCGGCCGTCACGTCATCCGGCTGCTTACCGCTTACGAGCTGGACATCGTGGTGGCCGACCCGTACCTGTCCGCCGCTGAGGCGGGCGCTCTCGGCGTCGAGCTTGTTAGCCTGGACGAACTGGTGGCGGGCTGCGACATCGTCAGCCTCCACGCGCCGTCGTTACCGTCCACAAAGAACCTGATCGACGCCGGTCGCATCGATCGGATGCGTCCGGGGGCTACTTTTATCAACACCTCGCGCGGCGAGTTGGTGGACCAGGACGCCCTCTTGGCCCGGCTTGAGCGCGGCGATCTATATGCTGTGCTGGACGTGACGACGCCGTGGGTGCTGCCTTCCCATTCCCGGTTCTACACGCATCCCAACGTGTTGCTGACACCCCATCTGGCGGGGTCGCTGGGTAACGAGCTGGAGCGGATGGCGGCGAGCGCAGTAGGCGAAGCTTTGCGGTTGTCCAGGGGGGAAGCGCTGCAATTTCCAGTGGCGGCGGAAGACCTGGCGTTCATGGCATAG
- a CDS encoding isoprenylcysteine carboxylmethyltransferase family protein, whose translation MTQSARAWIGTIVFLFLAPGIVAGLIPWLISGWRLYDWDGGTWLVVPVAWIAITLGVAFLLHAFALFALHQGTPAPVAPTRTLVVTGVYRFVRNPMYLAVLTIILGQALLFGSWWLVIYAAIALIAVVTFVKSYEEPTLTDTYGEQYLEYRRNVPGWWPRLTPWRG comes from the coding sequence ATGACTCAGTCAGCGCGCGCATGGATCGGGACCATCGTCTTCCTGTTCCTCGCGCCTGGCATCGTGGCGGGTCTCATCCCCTGGCTCATCTCCGGATGGCGGCTTTACGACTGGGACGGTGGCACGTGGCTGGTGGTGCCGGTCGCCTGGATCGCGATCACCCTGGGGGTAGCTTTCCTGCTTCACGCCTTCGCGCTGTTCGCCCTTCACCAGGGAACGCCCGCGCCGGTTGCGCCAACCCGGACGCTGGTTGTCACCGGGGTTTATCGATTCGTGCGCAATCCCATGTACCTTGCGGTGCTCACAATCATCCTCGGCCAGGCGCTGCTCTTCGGCAGTTGGTGGCTCGTGATCTATGCTGCGATAGCCCTCATCGCCGTCGTCACTTTCGTGAAGAGTTACGAGGAACCGACCCTCACTGACACGTACGGTGAGCAGTACCTCGAGTACCGGCGCAACGTTCCGGGGTGGTGGCCGCGGCTGACGCCTTGGCGGGGGTAA
- a CDS encoding MarR family transcriptional regulator, with the protein MTNQGQREALLETVYESGRELSTAAIMFHTALSELRGLSATEGKAIDILLRHGPMTAGEFGEHSGLAPASVTGLMQRLESKGVARRVKHGEDKRKVLIELVGDQVAAAAPYFTDFMAGMAALLEGYSDDELRIIADYSSKAARVQQEAAVRLSQGAG; encoded by the coding sequence ATGACGAATCAGGGGCAACGCGAAGCTCTGCTGGAAACTGTTTATGAGTCTGGCCGGGAGCTGTCCACTGCCGCGATCATGTTCCACACCGCGCTGTCTGAACTGCGCGGCCTTTCGGCGACGGAGGGCAAGGCCATCGATATCCTGCTGCGCCACGGACCAATGACGGCGGGTGAGTTCGGGGAACATTCAGGCCTGGCCCCCGCATCGGTCACCGGACTCATGCAGCGCCTCGAAAGCAAAGGCGTGGCCCGGCGGGTCAAGCATGGCGAGGACAAGCGGAAGGTCCTGATCGAGCTCGTAGGTGACCAGGTTGCTGCCGCGGCGCCCTATTTCACCGATTTCATGGCCGGGATGGCCGCGCTGCTGGAAGGCTACAGCGACGACGAACTCCGGATCATCGCCGACTATTCAAGCAAGGCTGCCCGCGTCCAGCAGGAGGCGGCCGTTCGGCTGAGCCAGGGAGCTGGTTGA
- a CDS encoding NAD(P)/FAD-dependent oxidoreductase: MLNCVVIGSGVAGLSTALSLQEAGHSATVFEAHNGPSDGVGAFLTLAVNGFDALDTLGLKEHAAQLGFSTPLMSMYLGSTGRHLIDFDFGGTLPDGTTARTMTRSELYTLLREQAVRRGIRIEHGRRLAAVKDRPDGVTAVFDDGTSARGDLLVGADGLRSAVRPLIDPASPAPRTIPLLNTGGIIPANTVSLALKEVDLGVSPGRMKMVFGKRCFYCFMPSPDGRIWWFANPLQRSSADPSLLGQEDLRAWSTSLVKADRTPMAALICATEDIIKPYSTFDFPSVPRWHRGRMVLVGDAAHAASPSSGQGASMAIEDAVTLGRALRGATGDDKEASLTARFAAYEAERRPRAETVVAWGRRNSEPKVRNQFTRVLQDLAMRAIFRGLARKAADNFEWLYGHHIDWNAVPGFADR, translated from the coding sequence GTGCTGAACTGCGTTGTCATCGGATCGGGCGTAGCCGGCCTTTCTACGGCCCTCTCACTCCAGGAAGCCGGCCACTCCGCCACCGTTTTTGAAGCGCACAATGGACCTTCTGACGGAGTCGGCGCCTTCCTCACCCTCGCCGTCAACGGTTTCGACGCCCTGGACACTCTGGGACTCAAGGAGCACGCCGCGCAACTGGGCTTCAGCACTCCCCTTATGTCCATGTACCTGGGCAGCACGGGTCGCCACCTGATCGATTTCGATTTCGGCGGCACCCTCCCGGATGGCACCACGGCCCGGACCATGACCCGCTCGGAGCTGTACACCCTCTTGCGGGAGCAGGCAGTCCGCCGTGGGATCCGGATCGAGCACGGCAGGCGCTTGGCAGCGGTCAAGGACCGGCCCGACGGCGTCACGGCCGTTTTCGACGACGGCACCTCCGCCCGCGGCGACCTGCTGGTTGGTGCCGACGGGCTGCGCTCGGCGGTGCGGCCGCTGATCGACCCCGCCTCGCCCGCACCGCGCACCATCCCGCTGCTCAACACGGGCGGCATCATTCCGGCCAACACCGTCTCGTTGGCGCTCAAGGAGGTCGACCTGGGCGTGTCCCCGGGGCGCATGAAGATGGTGTTCGGCAAGCGCTGCTTCTACTGCTTCATGCCCAGCCCCGACGGCAGGATCTGGTGGTTCGCAAATCCCTTGCAGCGCTCCAGTGCTGATCCTTCTTTGCTCGGCCAGGAGGATCTCAGAGCTTGGTCAACAAGCTTGGTAAAGGCAGACCGGACACCGATGGCGGCCCTGATTTGTGCCACGGAAGACATCATCAAGCCGTATTCCACGTTCGATTTTCCCAGCGTCCCCCGCTGGCACCGCGGCAGGATGGTCCTGGTGGGCGATGCCGCCCATGCTGCGTCCCCTTCCTCCGGGCAGGGCGCATCGATGGCGATCGAGGACGCCGTCACGCTGGGCCGCGCCCTTCGGGGGGCCACGGGCGACGACAAAGAAGCCAGCCTCACTGCCCGGTTTGCGGCCTACGAGGCGGAGCGCCGCCCCCGTGCGGAGACGGTGGTTGCCTGGGGCCGCCGGAATTCCGAACCCAAGGTCAGGAACCAGTTCACCCGCGTACTCCAGGACCTGGCCATGCGTGCCATCTTCCGGGGACTTGCCCGGAAGGCGGCAGACAACTTCGAGTGGCTGTACGGCCATCACATCGACTGGAATGCGGTCCCCGGGTTTGCCGACAGATGA